The window TCACCGAGTTGATGTGCACGTTGCAGAACAACGCCATCTTCTTGCGAATGTCGAGCGGCAGGGGATGCTCGGTCCGGCATACCAGAATGTCGGGTTGCACACCGGCTTCCGACAGGCTGCGCACCGAGTGTTGTGTCGGCTTGGTTTTCAGTTCGCCGGCCGACCGGAGGTACGGCACCAGCGTCAGGTGAATCACACAGGTGTCTTCCGGTTCCACATCCCAGCGGAACTGGCGTACTGCCTCGATGAACGGCAGCGACTCGATGTCGCCGACACATCCCCCGATTTCGGTGATGATGATGTCATACTTCCCGGTTTCGCCCATCAGGCAGAAATTCCGCTTGATTTCGTCGGTGATGTGCGGGATGATCTGAACGGTTTTACCCAGAAAGTCACCGGCCCGCTCCCGGGAGATGACGTTGTGATAAATCCGTCCGGTCGTCACGTTGTTGTTCTGCGACGTGGGAATGTTCAAAAACCGTTCGTAATGACCCAGGTCCAGATCCGTTTCGGCCCCGTCGTCGGTGACGAAACACTCCCCGTGTTCGTACGGATTGAGCGTACCTGGATCGACGTTCAGGTAAGGATCGAACTTTTGGATGGTGACGGAAAAACCCCGGGCTTGCAAAAGTTTAGCCAGGGAGGCGGAGATAATACCTTTTCCTAAAGATGATGTGACCCCGCCGGTAACGAAGATATACTTGGTAGACGCCATGCGTGTGCTCCTCTGTATTTGGTGTACCTACGGGATACAAAGGTACGTTTTTCCGTCAGATTGCCCGCTCCCTTTGGAAAAAAGTCGTGAAAAAAGCACAGCTCTATCCGAAGCCCTTATCTTTGAATGTGTTGTTGTGCGAAACCTCCGGGTGGCCTCCCGTCGGGACGCCCAACGCCTGAAGGTGCAGCGAGTCGGCGGCCGACTTCGCGGGCACAACGACGAGATAAGAATGCCTCTCATTATTTTTTGCGTACGCTAGACTGATCCGGACGTCATGAGCATCGGTACATCTTCGGGAAAGTGGGGTAGACGGGTAGGAAGCGTGCTCGTCCTGGTGGCGGGCGTGGGCGCCTTGCTGACCATCGGCTTGGCGCTGGGTTGGTTCCGTACTACCGGCGCGTGGGTCGTCGGCGGGCTGGGCGTGGTGTTGGTGTGGAGCATCTGGCAGTGGCAGGGGGCGGTTTTACGACACCGGCGTGCCGAGCAAGCACTTCAGGCCCTGCAAGCGGAACCAGGCGCAGCCAACGCTGTACACTCCAACATCGCTGGTCAGGGTCCCGAGCTGCGGCTGGAAGAGAGCCGACAACTACTCCAGGCGATTCTGGATTTTTCGCCGACGATCATTTTTGTGAAAGATGTAGAAGGACGCTACCTGATGGTGAACCGGGGGTACAGCGAGTTCTACGGCCTGACTGAGGACGCCATCCGGGGGAAGAACGATACGGAACTGTATTCAGAGGCCGTGAGTCAGATGCTGCGCGCCCACGATCAGCACGTGCTGGAAACCGGCACCCGGCAAAGTTACCTGGAGCGTGTGCCGTTCCACGGTGAGGTGCGCGACTACATCAGCGTCAAATTTCCGTTGTACGATGCGCGAGGCCAGGCCATTGCCGTGTGCGGCATTGCTACCGACATTTCGGAACAGATCAAAAACGAACGCTTACTTCGGGAAAAGGAGCAGAAAATTCAGCTGGCGGCGGAAGGGGCCGGGCTTGCCCTGTGGGAGTGGGACCTGACAACCCATACGCTCCAGGCCGACAGCCGGCTGTTCGAGCTACTCCATCAGCCCACCGAAACTACGACGTTAAACCGAACGGCCACACTGGCGCTGATCCATCCCGACGAGCGGGCGGGCCTACGGCAGGCGTTGACGGGTTATCTGGACCAACCTACGACTCCGGCTGCGCCTTTTCGCCTCGAACTGCGCTTGCTGACCGGGACGCGCGAGTGGAAGTGGGTTTTGGTGCAGGGCGTGCTCCGTACCCCCGAAACCGACGGACAGCCGCGGCGGCTGATCGGCATTGTGCAGGATGTCGATGCACAAAAAAAATACGAGCAATCGCTCGAGCAGCAAAACCAGAAGATTCTGGATACCAACCGCGAACTGGAGTCCTTCAGCTATACTGTCTCGCACGACCTGCGTGCGCCTTTGCGGTCCATCGATGGGTTTGTCCGCATTCTGCGGCAGGAGTATACCGACGTGTTCGATGCCGAAGGCCGTCGCATGCTGTCCGTGATCGAAGACAGTGTACAACACATGAACCGCCTGATCGAAGCGCTGCTGAACTACTCGCGGTTGGGGCGGTTGGAAATCAGGCGAACCACGTTGCCCACTGCGCCCATTTTTGAGGAAGTTTTTCAGGAAGTGAACGCGACCTACGGCGGAAGTGCGCAACTGCGGCTTCCCGACGCACTACCGGCCGTTTTTGCTGACCGCAACCTGTTGCGCATCGTCATCTGGAATCTGGTGTCGAATGCTTTAAAGTTTTCCGCAAAAAAGTCGCGCCCCCTTGTGGAAGTCGAGGCAACCAGCGACGAGCATTACCATACCTTTATTATAAAAGACAACGGCGTGGGGTTTGATATGAAAGATGTCGAGAAACTGTTTCAGGTGTTTCAGCGGCTGCACGTAGCGCATCAATTTGAGGGAACCGGCATCGGACTCGCTACCGTGGCCCGCATCGTCAAGCGTCATGGCGGGCAGGTGGCGGCGGTGGCGGTACCGGGACAAGGCGCCTCGTTTACCTTTACGTTACCCGTGCATCAGCCGGTGGCTTCAACCTGGGAGCCAGGGTCCGCGGTGGCGATGGATGTATGAGTGCCTTACTACAGGAGCGCGAAGTAGACGCTTGGCGCAATAAGCACCACTACCGCCTAACCTGTGCCGCGGCCCCACGTTACTAATCCAGACACCACCACCGCTTATCACAAATTCTCTATGGACCCCTCGGATTTCACCGAACGCCCCATCCGCATCCTGATTCTGGAAGATTACCTTAGCGATGCTGAACTGCTGGAGCGTGAACTCCGGAAAGCCAAAATCGTATTCGAAGCGCAGATTGCGTCTACGCAAGAGCAGTTTATGGCCTACTTGCGCGAGCCCCCGGACCTGATCCTGGCCGACTATACGGTGCCGGGTTTCAACGGGCTGGAAGCGCTGGAAATCGTCCGGCAGCAGTACCCTTTTCTGCCGTTTGTCTTCACCACCGGGACGCTGGGCGAGGAACGGGCCGTAGAAACGCTGCAAAAAGGAGCGTCCGATTTTTTGTTGAAAGACAACATCCACCGCCTGCCGTTTGTCATCCGGCGCGTGCTGCGCGAGGCGGAAGAAAACCAGGCCCGCCGCCGCGCCCAGGAGGCGTTGCAGAAAAGTGAGGAGCGTTACCGACTGCTGGCGGAAAGTACCAAGGACCTGATCGGGTTACACGAAACAGAAACCTTTGCCTACACCTGGCTGAGCAGCTCCGTACAGGAATTGCTGGGCTTTGCGCCGGACGAACTGCTGGGGCGTCCGTTTGCCGAACTGGTGCATCCGGACGATCGGCCCACCCTGGCCAAGTTGCAGGCACATCTGCGCCTCCACCAAACGCTGCCCTTCGATCGGCTGGAAGTACGGATGAAACACCGGGACGGTAGTTTCCGGTGGATGGACAAGATCATCAAACTGCGCCGGAACGGCGGAGCCGTGCAACTGCAGTCGCATTCGCGCGACATCACCGCCTACAAACAGGTGCTCGAAAAGCTGATCCAGACCAATACCGAACTGGAGAACTTTGCCTACATCACGTCGCACGACCTGCGCGCACCGGTCGTGAACATGCAAAGTTTGATGCGCATGTGCGACCGGTCGGGTGCCAACCACGAGAAAAACCTGCGAATCATGGAAAAGCTGGACCATGCCGTCGAGCAAATGGCTCTGACGCTGGAAGACCTGACCGAGATTGTGGAGGTGCGGAAGGGGGGGAGCGTCTACAAGCGCCCGGTGGTGTTGTCCGAGCTGATGCAATTTGTACTCGAAAGCATCGAAGAGCAGATTCGTCAGACGCAGGCGACTGTGCAGGCCGACTTCGACGCCGCCCCCGTCATCACGTCGAATTACAGCTTTTTGCGCAGTATTTTACAAAACTTGGTGACCAACGCCGTGCGCTACCGCCACCCGGACCGTGCGCCCCAAATCCGAATCGAAAGTACGCCGGCGTCCGGTGGCATCTACATTCGGGTCGCCGACAACGGACTAGGCATTGATCTGGCCCGATACAGCGACCGCCTTTTTCAGTTGCATCAGCGTTTTCACGAGGGCACCGAAGGCCGGGGCATTGGGCTGTACCTGGTAAAAAAGCAATTGGAAGTGTTGGAAGGGCACATCGACGTGGAGAGCGAGGTCGACGTCGGTACTACGTTCCGGATTTTCCTGAAAAACTTTGCCTGAACCTCGCCCGCGGCTTAACCGAAGCGGCGGGGGCGCGTACATTAACTCACGCTAACGCATCACAAAACAGTCTATGGGGGCTTTGCAACGAATCATGATCGTGGACGACGACCACATCCATCACTTTGTATACGAAGAGATGATTGCCGATACCCAAGTGGCGCAAGAGGTTCTGACGTTCGCGCAGGCCAGCAAAGCCCTGGATTTTCTGGGCGATGCCTGCCACGATGCCGACCAATTGCCGGACCTGATTCTACTGGATCTGAACATGCCGCACATCAGCGGCTGGGATTTTCTGGAGGCTTATCAGAAGATACGTCCCGATTTTGCCAAAGATGTGGTGCTGATGATTCTCTCTTCCTCGGTGTATCAGAAAGACATTGATCGGGCTCATGCCTACGAAGACGTTGCCGATTTTGTGATGACGCCCCTGACGGAAGACAAACTGCGTACCATCCGCGATCAGTTTTTTGCGACGTCTTAATAACAAGAAGGCGACTAAGATGCGATGAGCTGCTGCTGGTAGCTTTTGGGTGTGGTGCCGACGTATTTTTTGAACGTACGGATAAAATACCCGGCGTTTTTAAAGCCGAGCTCGAACGCCACATCGGCCACGGTCTTTTGTGGATCGGCCAGTCGCTTCTTGGACAGGCGAATGCGCTCCCGGTTAATGTACTCGATGGGCGCTACGCCAAACTCCTGCTTAAAGTGGCGTAGAAAACTGGCTTTGCTCATGCAAGCCTGGTCGGCCAGTGCCTGGAGGGTGATGGGGGTCGCGAGGTTTTGACGGATGTAATTGGCCGTAAATTCAATGCGGTGTCCGTGCGCCGACGGACGGCTGTATTCCAAAATGACCCCCTGGAGTGGCGTCTGCATGGTGCGGATCAAGAGTTCCGTGATGTTCGTGTCAATCAACAGCTTCTTACAGGAAACTTCTTCCTCCATCACCTGCAACAGCTTGGTCACCGACCGGAACACCTGCTCGCTTTTTACACGGCTGTACCGTGACCGCAACACCTGCCGGTCCGAAATCTCGTCCTGTCCGTCCGAGTAATACTCGTTGATCAACGAAAGGGTATCGGCCACGCGTTGCATCGGGAACTCGATCACCATACATTGCACCGGATTGGCGTACGAGGTGCGCGGAAACTGCAGGTGCTCCTGGGTGCCGGGCAGCAGCAGAAATGATTCGCCCGTGAGCAGATCGAGATTCTCGTCGCCCAGTTTCAGCATGGCGTCTCCCCGGATAATTGCAATAAAGGTAAGGTACTGACTCTGGAGAGGAACGTTCTGGTGGGGGTCAAAAAAGTTGTAAACCGTTAGAAATGTCTCTTTTACCTCGAAAAGAATGCTCTTTTTAAGTAAAAAATCGGGTTCTAAATTGTATTGTGGGATGAAAGAACTCATTGAAAAGTCATTATGAGTATATTGTGATATACTTTGAGTCGATAATGTAATTTTCGTAGAGTAAAAGTATCCAATTTTGACAACACCACCAATTAGTACAGCTGTTCAGGCAACCATAGTACAATTCGTCACAGTTCCTCGGTACTGGATCTACTTGCAACCCAATTCACACCAAAAGGGTGCCAAGTAAAAACCGAACACCAATATACTTCCGGCCTTCACCAAGGCCGGAATTATTTTTTTAAGCCCGCTGCAACTCTGTAATCTGTGTCCCGCGATACGAAGCCAAAAAGCTCCCTAGTCGATCCAGGGCGGGTCCAAGCGTCTCGACTGGCGGCAGAAATACCACCCGGAAGTGATCCGGTTCCGGCCAGTTGAAGCCCGTGCCCTGCACCAACAAAATGCGCGTCTCCTGCAGAATGTCTAGAATAAACTGCTGGTCGTTTTCCACCCGGAACCGCTTCAGATCGA is drawn from Catalinimonas alkaloidigena and contains these coding sequences:
- a CDS encoding sensor histidine kinase; the protein is MSIGTSSGKWGRRVGSVLVLVAGVGALLTIGLALGWFRTTGAWVVGGLGVVLVWSIWQWQGAVLRHRRAEQALQALQAEPGAANAVHSNIAGQGPELRLEESRQLLQAILDFSPTIIFVKDVEGRYLMVNRGYSEFYGLTEDAIRGKNDTELYSEAVSQMLRAHDQHVLETGTRQSYLERVPFHGEVRDYISVKFPLYDARGQAIAVCGIATDISEQIKNERLLREKEQKIQLAAEGAGLALWEWDLTTHTLQADSRLFELLHQPTETTTLNRTATLALIHPDERAGLRQALTGYLDQPTTPAAPFRLELRLLTGTREWKWVLVQGVLRTPETDGQPRRLIGIVQDVDAQKKYEQSLEQQNQKILDTNRELESFSYTVSHDLRAPLRSIDGFVRILRQEYTDVFDAEGRRMLSVIEDSVQHMNRLIEALLNYSRLGRLEIRRTTLPTAPIFEEVFQEVNATYGGSAQLRLPDALPAVFADRNLLRIVIWNLVSNALKFSAKKSRPLVEVEATSDEHYHTFIIKDNGVGFDMKDVEKLFQVFQRLHVAHQFEGTGIGLATVARIVKRHGGQVAAVAVPGQGASFTFTLPVHQPVASTWEPGSAVAMDV
- a CDS encoding sensor histidine kinase, with the protein product MDPSDFTERPIRILILEDYLSDAELLERELRKAKIVFEAQIASTQEQFMAYLREPPDLILADYTVPGFNGLEALEIVRQQYPFLPFVFTTGTLGEERAVETLQKGASDFLLKDNIHRLPFVIRRVLREAEENQARRRAQEALQKSEERYRLLAESTKDLIGLHETETFAYTWLSSSVQELLGFAPDELLGRPFAELVHPDDRPTLAKLQAHLRLHQTLPFDRLEVRMKHRDGSFRWMDKIIKLRRNGGAVQLQSHSRDITAYKQVLEKLIQTNTELENFAYITSHDLRAPVVNMQSLMRMCDRSGANHEKNLRIMEKLDHAVEQMALTLEDLTEIVEVRKGGSVYKRPVVLSELMQFVLESIEEQIRQTQATVQADFDAAPVITSNYSFLRSILQNLVTNAVRYRHPDRAPQIRIESTPASGGIYIRVADNGLGIDLARYSDRLFQLHQRFHEGTEGRGIGLYLVKKQLEVLEGHIDVESEVDVGTTFRIFLKNFA
- a CDS encoding response regulator — its product is MQRIMIVDDDHIHHFVYEEMIADTQVAQEVLTFAQASKALDFLGDACHDADQLPDLILLDLNMPHISGWDFLEAYQKIRPDFAKDVVLMILSSSVYQKDIDRAHAYEDVADFVMTPLTEDKLRTIRDQFFATS
- a CDS encoding helix-turn-helix transcriptional regulator; translated protein: MSSFIPQYNLEPDFLLKKSILFEVKETFLTVYNFFDPHQNVPLQSQYLTFIAIIRGDAMLKLGDENLDLLTGESFLLLPGTQEHLQFPRTSYANPVQCMVIEFPMQRVADTLSLINEYYSDGQDEISDRQVLRSRYSRVKSEQVFRSVTKLLQVMEEEVSCKKLLIDTNITELLIRTMQTPLQGVILEYSRPSAHGHRIEFTANYIRQNLATPITLQALADQACMSKASFLRHFKQEFGVAPIEYINRERIRLSKKRLADPQKTVADVAFELGFKNAGYFIRTFKKYVGTTPKSYQQQLIAS